The genomic segment AGGGGTTCGGGGCGGGGGCCGGGCGGGGTGCCGCCGTTGTCGGGGGCTTCGCTGTTCTCGCTCACGGAGTCGATTATCCCCGGGATGCCCGTGGCGGCTTCGCGCGCTGCCCCCGCAACCGGTCCGGGCGGCGGGGGCAGCGGCGGGCGGCGCTGTGGAGCGGCGCCGGTGCGGGGTTCAGCCGCAGTGTTCCCACGGGCTCGTGTACGTGTACGTACCGACACCCGCCTCGATCATGCCGCCCCATCGCACACACCGGCCGGCCGCGGCCAGGCGTACGGGGCCCGCGTAGGACGCGTAGTCCTTCTGGTCCTTCACCTGCCCCTTGCCGTCGCCCCGCACGTTTAGCCAGGCGCCGGTGGGCAGTGAGAAGCCGGCGGTGGCGGGGGCGTGCTGGGTGACCACGCAGTTGGTCCGGGTGCGGGCGTTGTAGAGGAGGTGGACGCGGGCCAGTTCGGTCGAGGAGTTGCGGAAGGGGTGCGAGTCGATCTCGGTGTAGCCGGGGCCGCACAGGGCGGCCGGGGTGGTGGTGACCGAGAGGCCCCTCGTCGGGACGGGGTCGGCCGGGGTGGTGCGGGTGGTGGCGGACGGAGTGGGTGCTGTCGTGGTGACCGTCGCTGTGTCGATGGTGGTGGTGGCGGCGGTCGTGGCCGTTGCCGGGATCGCCGCCAGGGTCGTCAGTGCGGCCAGGGTGGCGGCCAGAACTGCTGGACGACGTACTGATGTGCGCATATTCCCCCAATCATGAGCAAAGCATGACGGGCATGGAGCTTAGCGCATCGGGTCGAACACGGTGTGTGATGCGTGCGGGCGGGGGGACATGCGCAACGCCGCCCCGGGCAGGACCGGGGCGGCGTCATGGCGTGCGGTGACGCGGGTCGGGTCAGCCGATCCTGGAGACGTCGCGCACGGCGCCCCGGTCGGCGCTCGTCGCCATCGCCGCGTACGCGCGCAGGGCCGCGGAGACCTTGCGCTCGCGGGCCTTCGGCGCGTACACACCGTTCAGCGCGGCGCGGCGGGTGGCCAGTTCGCCGTCGCCGACGAGGAGTTCGATCGAGCGGTTCGGGATGTCGATCCTGATCCTGTCCCCGTCCTCGACGAGCGCGATCGCGCCGCCGGACGCCGCCTCCGGGGAGGCGTGGCCGATGGACAGACCCGAGGTGCCGCCGGAGAAGCGGCCGTCGGTGACCAGGGCGCAGCTCTTGCCGAGGCCGCGGCCCTTCAGGAACGACGTGGGGTACAGCATCTCCTGCATGCCGGGGCCGCCGCGCGGGCCCTCGTAACGGATGACGACGACGTCACCCTCCTTGATCTCCTTGCGGAGGATCTTGTCGACGGCCTCCTCCTGCGATTCGCAGACGACCGCCGGGCCCTCGAAGGTCCAGATCGACTCGTCGACCCCGGCCGTCTTCACGACACAGCCGTCCTCGGCGAGGTTGCCCTTCAGGACCGCGAGGCCGCCGTCCTTGGAGTAGGCGTGCGCCAGGTCGCGGATGCAGCCGCCCTCCGCGTCCAGGTCGAGGGTGTCCCAGCGCTCGGACTGGGAGAAGGCGGTCGCGGAGCGGACGCAGCCGGGCGCCGCGTGCCACAGCTCGACGGCCTCCGGGGACGGCGAGCCGCCGCGCACGTCCCAGGTCTTCAGCCAGTCGGCGAGGGTGTCGGAGTGGACCGCGTGCACGTCCTCGTCGAGCAGGCCCGCGCGGTACAGCTCGCCGAGAAGGGCGGGGATGCCGCCCGCGCGGTGCACGTCCTCCATGTAGTACGTGCCGCCCGGGGCCACGTTGGGCGCGACCTTCGACAGGCAGGGGACGCGGCGCGAGACCTCGTTGATGTCGTCGAGGTCGTAGTCCAGCTCGGCCTCCTGCGCGGCGGCGAGCAGGTGCAGGATCGTGTTCGTCGAGCCGCCCATGGCGATGTCGAGGGCCATGGCGTTGTCGAAGGCGGCGCGGGTGCCGATGGCGCGCGGCAGGACCGTCTCGTCGCCCTGCCCGTAGTAGCGCTCGGTGATCTCGACGACCGTCCGGCCCGCGTTCTCGTACAGCGCCCTGCGGGCGGTGTGGGTGGCGAGGACCGAGCCGTTGCCGGGGAGGGAGAGTCCGAGGACCTCGGTCAGGCAGTTCATCGAGTTGGCGGTGAACATGCCGGAACAGCTGCCGCAGGTGGGGCAGGCGTTCTCCTCGATCCGGAGGATGTCCTCGTCGGAGACCGACTCGTCGACCGCGTCGCTGATCGCGTTGACCAGGTCGAGCTTGCGGACCGTACCGTCCACGAGGGTCGCCTTGCCGGCCTCCATCGGGCCGCCGGAGACGAAGACTGTCGGGATGTTGAGGCGCATCGCGGCCATCAGCATGCCGGGCGTGATCTTGTCGCAGTTGGAGATGCAGATCAGCGCGTCCGCGCAGTGGGCCTCGACCATGTACTCGACCGAGTCGGCGATCAGGTCGCGCGAGGGGAGGGAGTACAGCATCCCGCCGTGGCCCATCGCGATGCCGTCGTCGACCGCGATGGTGTTGAACTCGCGGGGCACGGCGCCCGCCGCCTTGATCGCTTCGGAGACGATCCGGCCGACCGGGGCGAGGTGGGTGTGGCCCGGGACGAACTCGGTGAAGGAGTTGGCGACCGCGATGATCGGCTTGCCGATGTCCTCGCTCGCTACGCCCGACGCACGCATAAGGGCGCGTGCGCCCGCCATGTTGCGTCCGTGGGTGACCGTGCGGGACCTCAGCTCGGGCATCGTCGCTCGCTCCTTAGTGCGGGAAGGACTGTCTCCGGTGCTGTCTCCCGTGCTGTCCCGGGTGCGGAATCCTGGGCGGAATCCGGTACGGGACCGGGTGCGGGGAGACTGCCTCCGAGCGTACGCCTCGAATCCAAGATCTGGACACGGTGTCCGGATCGCGGGACGGACGGCGGGACGGGGGTGGGTGGATCGGGCGGGGTCACCCGGGTCATGGGCGGGGGCGTCGCGCCGGGGCGGACGTCAGATGGAGACGGGTGAAGGCGAGCGCTTCGGCGAGGTCGCTCTCGCGTTCCGCGGTGGACATCGCGCGGCGGGTGTTGACCTCGATGACGACATGGCCGTCGAAGCCGCTGCCGGCCAGCCGCCCCAGCAGCTCCGCGCAGGGCTGGTCGCCGCGGCCGGGCACCAGGTGCTCGTCCTTGTTGGAGCCCTTGCCGTCCGCGAGGTGGACGTGGGCGAGCCGGTCACCCATCCGGTCGACCATCGCCATGCCGTCGGTACGCGCGGTCGCGGTGTGCGAGAGGTCCACGGTGAAGTGGCGGTAGTCGTCGTGCGTGACGTCCCAGTCGGGGGCGTACGCAAGCATTTCGCGGTCCCGGTAGCGCCACGGGTACATGTTCTCGACGGCGAACCGTACGTCGGTCTCGTCCGCCATCCGCCAGATCCCGGACACGAAGTCGCGGGCGTACTGCCGCTGCCAGCGGAACGGCGGATGGACGACGACGGTCGACGCGCCCAGCTTCTCGGCGGCGGCGCGGGCCCGCTGGAGCTTCACCCACGGGTCGGTGGACCAGACCCGCTGGGTGATCAGCAGGCAGGGGGCGTGGATGGCGAGGATCGGCACCTGGTGGTAGTCGGAGAGCCGTCGCAGGGCCTCGATGTCCTGGCTGACCGGGTCGGTCCAGACCATCACCTCGACGCCGTCGTAGCCCAGGCGCGCGGCGATCTCGAAGGCCGTCGCCGTCGACTCCGGGTACACGGAGGCCGTCGACAGGGCGACCTTCGCATCCGGAACGCGCACGGGCTCTGCCACGCGAACAGGGTACGGGGCGGGGGTGCGCGGCGCGGAGGCCACGGCGGGAAAGTGAGAAGGGCCGTGGAGGCCGGGGGGCTGATTCGGGAAGCGGGGGCTGATCCGGGGGGCTGATCCGGAGAGCGGGGGCTGATCCGGGACGCGGGGGCTGATCCGGAGAGCGGGGGCTGATCCGGAGAGCGGGGGCTGATCCGGAGAGCGGGGGCCACGGACGGTGAGCGGCCGGCGTCGGCGCGGGGGCTCGGTCGGTCCGGGGCCGTGGTCGGTGCGGGGCCGTGGTCGGTGCGGGGCGGGCCGCCTGACCCGCACGGGACGCCGGGGCCGTGATCAGTGCAGGGCCGCCTGACCCGCACGGGACGCCGGGGCCGTGTCCGGCGGGGGCGTTCCCTCGACGCGGGCGGCTCCGGGCGGCAGATGGTCCAGGCGGCGGAGGATGACGCCCTCGCGCAGCGCCCACGGACAGATCTCCAGCTCGTCCACGCCGAAGAGGTCCATCGCGCCCTCGGCGACCAGCGCCCCGGCGAGCAGCTGGGCGGCGCGTCCCTCGGTCACGCCGGGGAGGCCGCCGCGCTCGGCGACGGTCATCGACGTCAGCCTCGGCACCCACTCCTCCAGGGCCTTGCGGCTCAGTGAGCGCTGCACGTACAGGCCCTCGGTGGAGCGGGCGGCGCCCGCGATCCTGGCCAGTTGCTTGAAGGTCTTCGAGGTGGCGACCACGTGGTCGGGGCTGCCGAGGCGGGAGAAGTCGCCGACGGTACGGGCGATGCTCGTACGGACATGTCGGCGCAGCGCCTTCACCTCCGCCGGGTCCGGCGGGTCGCCCGGCAGCCAGCCCGCGGTGAGCCGTCCGGCGCCGAGCGGCAGGGACACCGCGGCGTCGGGCTCCTCGTCCAGTCCGTACGCGATCTCCAGCGAACCGCCGCCGATGTCCAGGACCAGCAGCTTCCCCGCCGACCAGCCGAACCAGCGGCGGGCGGCCAGGAAGGTCAGCCGGGCCTCCTCCTCGCCGCTGAGGACGGCGAGGTCGATGCCCGTCTCGGTGCGTACCCGGGTCAGCACCTCATCGGCGTTGCTCGCCTCCCGTACCGCTGAGGTGGCGAACGGCAGGACGTCCTCGCAGCCCTTGTCCTCGGCGGCCTGGAGCGCTTCGGCGATGGTCGACACCAGTCGGTCGATGCCGACGGCGCCGATCGCGCCGTCCGCGTCGAGGAGTTCGGCCAGCCGCAGCTCCGCCTTGTGGGAGTGGGCGGGCAGGGGGCGGGCACCGGGGTGCGCGTCCACCACCAGCAGGTGCACCGTGTTCGAACCGACGTCGAGGACTCCGAGTCTCATACCGGAACGCTACTGCGACCACGGACATACTCTTGGCCTGTGCCAAAGACGAAAAAGGCGAAGCCGGGCAAAGCCACGAACAATGCGAAGAACTCGAAGGCCATGAACGTGACGAAGGACGCGGGGAACGCGGAGAACGCGAAGACGCAGCGGTCCGGGCGGGGCACGCACAGGTCCGGGTCGGACGGATCGGTCGGTGGGGCGGTCGTGCCGGGCGGGCCGGGCGGGCCGGGCGGTGCCGACGAGGTGGGGCTGGACTTCGCGCGGGCCTGGGTGGAGTTCCCGGACCCGGCCGACGACGAGCAGGTGTTCCGCTGCGACCTGACCTGGCTGACCTCCCGGTGGACCTGTGTCTTCGGCAGCGGCTGCCAGGGCATCGAGGCGGGGCGCGCGGACGACGGCTGCTGCACGCTCGGGGCGCACTTCTCGGACGAGGACGACGAGAAGCGGGTGGCGGAGCACGTGGCCCGGCTGACACCGGAACTGTGGCAGTTCCACGATGTCGGTACGGGGTCGGGCTGGGCCGAGGTCGACGACGACGGCGACCGCAAGACGCGCCGCTGGCAGGGTTCGTGCGTCTTCCAGAACCGGCCCGGGTTCGCGGCGGGCGCGGGCTGCTCGCTGCACATCCTGGCGCTGCGCGAGGGCAAGGAGCCGCTGGAGACGAAGCCGGACGTCTGCTGGCAGCTGCCGGTCCGCCGTACGTACGACTGGATCGACCGGCCCGACGACACCCGGGTGCTCCAGGTGTCGATCGGTGAGTACGACCGCAGGGGCTGGGGCGCGGGCGGACACGATCTCCACTGGTGGTGCACGTCGGCGACGTCCGCGCACGGGGCCGGGGAGCCGGTCTACGTGACGTACCGGCCCGAGCTGACGGAGCTGATGGGCTCGCCGGCGTACGACCGGCTGGTCGAGCTGTGCGAGGAGCGGCTGTCGTCGCTGCTGCCGATGGCACCGCACCCGGCCGATCCGGTACGAGGGGCCTGAGGTCCGGCGCGGGGCGCCGGGGCTCGGTTCGGGGTGCGGGGGTTGCGGGGCGTCCGGCCGGTTGCCTGAGGTCCGGCGCGGGGACGCCCCGGTGCTTGAGGTCGGGGTGCGGGGCCAGTGCGGGGGTGCCGGGGTGCGGGGCGTCCGGCGGGTGCCTGAGGTCCGGCGCGGGGTGCCCCCGCACTTGAGGTCCGGGCGCGGGGGCCGGTGCGGAGCGCTGGAACGCGGGGGCGTCCGGCAGGGTGCCTGAGGTCCGGCGCGGGGACGCCCCGATGCTTGAGGTCCGGGTGCGGGGACGCCCCCGTGCCTGAGGTCCCGGTGCGGGGACGCCCCCGTGCCTGAGGTCCCGGTGCGGGGACGCCCCCGTGCCTGAGGTCCCGGTGCGGGGACGCCCCGATGCTTGAAGTCCGGACTCGGGGACGCCCCCGTGCCTGAGGTCCCGGTGCGGGGACTGTCGGACCAGGGCTTTCCCGGGGCGTGTCGGGCTCGTGGGGGTCGGTCAGCGGCGTCGGTGGCGGCCTCCGGCCGGTTGTTCCCGGGGGGCCGGATTCGCCGTGGGTGTGCCGGGGTCCGCGGTCGGGGTCGGAGTCGGAGTCGTGGGGTCGGGGGGCGTGGGGCCGGTCGGGTCCGGGTCCGTGGAGCCGCCCGGTTCCGGGGGCGTCGTGGGGTGGCCGGGCGGGTCGGACGGTCCGGTGGACGGCCGTGGCCCGGGGTCGGACGGGGACGGGCCGGCCGAGCCGGGCGGGTCCTCGGGTTCGCCGGGCGCCGACGGGTCCACGATGACGCCGCGCCCGTGGATCGCCACCACCGCACCGGACGGGCCGATCCCGACCCGGGCGCTCCACGGTCCCCTCGGTTCGTGCCGGTGGTCCACCGTCACCCCGATCCGGACGCTCTCCCCGATCGCGAGGGTGCCCGAGGAACGGCTGAGCCGCAGCCATGGCGCGTCCGCCCATGCCGACCAGAGGACGGGAGCGCTCCCGTACGCGGTGAGGACGATCGTCGTACGGTCCCGGGACGACCGGGCCACCACCGTGAGTCCGTCCGCGCCCTGCGGGGGCGCGCCCGCGCTGATCACCTCGGCCGAGATGTCGGAGGCCGAGGCCGGGCCGGTGAGGCCGTCGTCGTGGTCCCGGCCGGGGCCGCCGCCGTTTCCGTCACGCCCGTGCGGGCCGCCGTCGGTCTCCGGGGTGCCGACGCGTTCGGTGGCGACGACCGAGGAGCCGCCATGGCCCTCGCCCGTCACCGGTGCGCCACGGTAGGCCGCCCACAGCGCGATCACGGGGGCGGCGACGACCGTCGCGACCACCGTCGTCGTCACGACCCGGGTGCGCACCCGGGTCCGGCGGGCCGCGTGGTCCCTGGCGGCCAGCGGAAAGCCGGTGCGGGCGAAACGGGGGGTGGCGGAACGGTTCCGCAGGGCGTGCGCCATCGCCACGTACGCCGAGGGGCGGGGCGCCTCGACGAGCGGCAGGCTGGCGGCCGGACCTGCCGGGGTCCCCGGCCAGGGGCCCGCGGCGCCCGCCCGTTCGGCGGCGCGGCGGCAGTGGGGGCAGTCGTCGACGTGCCGGACGAGTTCGCGGCGCAGGGCCGCGGAGAGCAGCATGCGGTGGCCGCCCGCGAGAAGGGCGACGGTGGGGCAGGCGCCGCTCTCGACCACGGCCAGGGCGGCCCGGGTGCGCTCGACCTCGCACGCGGCGGCGGCCAGGAGTTCCCTGGCGGCGGGGGGTTCGAGGCCGAGGACGGCGGCGACGGAGTGCGGAGGGAGGCCGTGGCGCACGGCGAGTTCGAGTGCTTCGCGCTGTTCGGGGGTGGTGCCGGCCGCTTCGGGCCAGGCCAGCCGGGCCAGTTCGCGACGGCGCGCCTCGGTGGCGGGGGCGGTGCTGGGACCGGTGCCGGTGCCGGGGCTGGTTACGGGGCCGTGGCCGGGGCTCGTGGCGGGCGGGTGTGGGGACCCGGGGGCTCGTACGAGGGCCGCCGCCGTCTCCGGGCCGTCCACGGTCGCGGCAGGGGGCGTACGGCCTCCGGTGCGCGCGCCCCCGGGCGTACGGCGGTTCGGCCGGTGGCCGTGCGGGGGGTGACCGGGTCTGCGCTCGGTGAGCGTCCGCAGACAGGTCCAGCGCGCCAGCGCGTACAGCCAGGCTTTACGTTCCTGCTCGTCGGCCGGACATCGGCCGCTCTGTCGCTGAGCGACGGCGAGGACGGCGCCGAGCGCGTCGGTGGCCGTCTCGTGGTCGCAGAGCACCGAGAGGCAGTAGGTGAACAGGCCGTCGAGATAGGGCTCGTAACGGGTGGGTGGTCGCTTCACCGACGAGAGGGGTGCGCGGTCGTGCGTCCGGTGTGTGCCGGTGTTCTGCCGGGGGGTCTCCAGTCTGCTGCTCGTCACCTCGCGACCGTAGGCAGAACGCAGCACACGTTTGGCGGGCCTTCGCCGCATTCAACCCTTACGGGTGAACGTATCGCTCGAAAGGGGACAGAGAATCCCCGGTTCGGCCGTAGGCTCGTTCGGCCGAGCAGCGGCACGGCCACATGGTGGCGGGCCACGCGGCCACCTGGCCACCCGGAGGCACAGCGGCACAGCGGTACGGAGGTACGGCGGCACCGGCCGGTCCGCTCGCCGCCCTACCGGCCGCCCCCGCCCTCCCGGCCGCTCCCCGCCGGACGCCGGGCCGGTCTGTCAGTGGGGACCTATACGGTGGCGCCATGGCTGCCCGTACCAAATCCGCGAAGGACCGACCGTCCTACCGCTGCACCGAGTGCGGCTGGACGACCGCCAAATGGCTCGGCCGCTGCTTCGAGTGCCAGGCGTGGGGGACGGTCGAGGAGTTCGGCGGCGCCCCCGCCGTGCGGACGACGGCGGCCGGCCGGGTCAGTTCCGCCGCCGTGCCGATCGGCCAGGTCGACAGCCGTACGGCCACCGCGCGCTCGACCGGGGTCGCCGAGCTGGACCGAGTCCTCGGCGGCGGGCTCGTGCCCGGCGCCGTGGTGCTGCTGGCCGGCGAGCCCGGTGTCGGCAAGTCGACACTGCTCCTGGACGTGGCCGCCAAGGCGGCGAGCGAGGACCACCGCACCCTCTACGTCACCGCCGAGGAGTCCGCGAGCCAGGTCCGGCTGCGGGCCGACCGCATCCACGCCCTGAACGACCACCTCTATCTGGCCGCCGAGACCGATCTCTCCGCGGTCCTCGGCCATCTGGACGCCGTCAAGCCCTCCCTGCTCGTCCTCGACTCCGTACAGACCGTCGCCTCCCCCGAGATCGACGGCGCGCCCGGCGGCATGGCGCAGGTCCGCGAGGTGGCCGGGGCGCTCATCCGGGCGTCCAAGGAGCGCGGCATGTCGACCCTGCTGGTCGGCCATGTCACCAAGGACGGCGCCATCGCGGGGCCCCGGCTGCTGGAACACCTCGTGGACGTGGTGCTGTCGTTCGAGGGTGACCGCCATGCCCGTCTGCGGCTCGTGCGGGGCGTGAAGAACCGTTACGGGGCAACCGACGAGGTCGGCTGCTTCGAGCTGCACGACGAGGGCATCACCGGGCTCACTGATCCGTCCGGGCTCTTCCTCACCCGGCGTGACGAGCCCGTGCCCGGCACCTGTCTGACCGTCACGCTGGAGGGGCGACGGCCGCTCGTCGCCGAGGTGCAGGCGCTGACCGTCGATTCGCAGATCCCCTCGCCCCGGCGGACCACCTCCGGGCTGGAGACGTCACGGGTCTCGATGATGCTCGCGGTTCTGGAGCAGCGTGGCCGGATCAGTTCACTCGGCAAGCGGGACATCTACAGCGCGACGGTCGGCGGGGTGAAGCTCTCCGAGCCCGCCGCGGACCTCGCCATCGCGTTGGCGCTGGCCAGCGCGGCGATCGACACCCCGCTCCCGAAGAACCTGGTCGCGATCGGCGAGGTGGGGCTCGCCGGGGAGGTCCGGCGGGTCACCGGGGTCCAGCGGAGATTGGCCGAAGCGCACCGGCTGGGGTTCACCCACGCCCTCGTTCCGAGCGACCCGGGGAAGGTCCCGGCCGGTATGAAAGTCACAGAAGTCGCCGACATGGGTGATGCACTGAGAATGCTTCCGCGCCGGGCTCGGACGGAGCCCCCGCGGGAGGAGAGCGCACGCCGGTAGACTTTGCCCTGGTCTCGCCCGCCCGTACGAACGGTATGAAAGACGCAAGGGCACCGCAAACCTGTGACCGGAGGAGTGCAGTGGCAGCCAACGACCGGGCAGCATCGCCCGGAAAGTCCGGCCAAGGCACCGGTAACGAAGCGCTGATCCGCGCCTCGTTGAGCGCGGTCGCGCCCGGAATGGCCCTGCGGGACGGCCTGGAGCGCATTCTCCGCGGCAACACCGGAGGACTGATCGTCCTCGGTATGGACAGGACCGTCGAGTCGATGTGCACGGGTGGTTTCGTGCTGGACGTCGAGTTCACCGCGACCCGGCTGCGCGAGCTGTGCAAGCTCGACGGCGCGCTGATCCTCGACAAAGACATGACCAAGATCCTGCGGGCCGGGGTGCAGCTGGTCCCGGACGCGTCCATCCCCACCGAGGAGACCGGCACCCGGCACCGCACCGCGGACCGGGTCTCCAAGCAGTGCAACTTCCCGGTCGTCTCGGTCTCCCAGTCGATGCGCCTCATCGCGCTGTACGTGAACGGGGAGCGCCGGGTCCTGGAGGAGTCCGCCGCGATCCTCTCGCGCGCCAATCAGGCGCTCGCCACCCTGGAGCGGTACAAGCTCCGGCTGGACGAGGTGGCGGGCACGCTCTCCGCGCTGGAGATCGAGGACCTGGTGACCGTCCGGGACGTGACGGCCGTCGCGCAGCGCCTGGAGATGGTCCGCCGCATCGCGACCGAGATCGCCGAGTACGTGGTGGAGCTGGGCACCGACGGCCGCCTCCTCTCGCTCCAGCTGGACGAGTTGATCGCGGGCGTCGAGCCGGAGCGCGAGCTGGTGGTGCGTGACTACGTGCCGGAGCCGACCGCGAAGCGGTCCCGTACGGTCGCCGAGGCGCTGACCGAACTGGACGCGCTCTCCCACACCGAACTGCTCGAACTCGCCGTGGTGGCACGTGCGCTGGGCTACAGCGGCTCTCCGGAGACGCTGGACTCGGCGGTCTCGCCGCGCGGTTTCCGGCTGCTGGCGAAGGTGCCCCGGCTGCCCGGGGCGATCATCGAGCGACTGGTGGAGCACTTCGGCGGTCTCCAGAAGCTGCTCGCCGCGAGCGTCGACGACCTCCAGGCGGTGGACGGGGTCGGCGAGGCGCGGGCGCGGAGCGTGCGCGAGGGGCTGTCGCGACTGGCCGAGTCGTCGATCCTTGAGCGGTACGTGTAGCGGTCGTCGCGCGGTGGCACGTGGCACGTGGAAGTACGGGGAGGTACGAGACGTACGCGCACGAGGGAGGGGGCCCGGAATTCCGGGCCCCCTCCCTCGTACCCCTCGTACCGCGGCCGTCAGTCCTTGGCGAGCACGAAGGACGCGCGCTGGACCGGTACGCCGGGCGCGTTCACCTCGACCAGGTACGTGCCGGGCCCGGCCGTGCCCGTGGGCGGTGTGGCGCACTGCGGGGAACTCTTCGTGCGGTCCCACTCCACGATGTGGACGGCGGTCTCGCCCGCCGGGATGCTCAGCAGTACGCCGCCCGCCGCCCGCGGGCAGTCCTTGGACGACCACACCAGCTTGTCGGCGCCGCCCGCCTCGGTGACGGTGAGGACCGCGTTCCTCGGGCCGAAGTCGGCCTTGCAGGTGCTCTTCGAGACATTCTTGGCGATGAGCTGGAACGTCGGCTTCTGGTCGGGGCTGTACGACACCTTGGTCCGCAACGTCAGTTGGAGCGCGGCGGGGACGCAGGTGGGGATCGGGGAGTCGGCGGGCACCTGGCGTCCGGCGCCCGTACCGGCGTTGCCGGCACCGTCCGCACCGCCACCGCCGCCCGGGGCGGTGTCGCCGTTGGCCCCGTCGCTGCCGCCGCCCGGACCCGTGCCCGTACCGCCGTTGCCGCTGTCGCCCGAGCCGCCCGACTCGTCGCGTCCGCCCGGCTGCGCGCTGATGGCGGGGCCCGAGCCCGAGGGGCCGGGGGTGATCGAGGAGGGCGTGGGGGACGAACCACCCGGCGAGGCGCCGGTCTTCTTCCCGTTCCCGCCACCGGAGATGACGGCCCATAGGGCGAGCGCCGCCAGAAGCGCGATCAGCGACGCCGCCACTGCCCTCCGACGCCAGTAGATGGTGGAGGGAAGCGGCCCGACCGGATTGCGCAAAGATCCCAC from the Streptomyces sp. AM 4-1-1 genome contains:
- the ilvD gene encoding dihydroxy-acid dehydratase, yielding MPELRSRTVTHGRNMAGARALMRASGVASEDIGKPIIAVANSFTEFVPGHTHLAPVGRIVSEAIKAAGAVPREFNTIAVDDGIAMGHGGMLYSLPSRDLIADSVEYMVEAHCADALICISNCDKITPGMLMAAMRLNIPTVFVSGGPMEAGKATLVDGTVRKLDLVNAISDAVDESVSDEDILRIEENACPTCGSCSGMFTANSMNCLTEVLGLSLPGNGSVLATHTARRALYENAGRTVVEITERYYGQGDETVLPRAIGTRAAFDNAMALDIAMGGSTNTILHLLAAAQEAELDYDLDDINEVSRRVPCLSKVAPNVAPGGTYYMEDVHRAGGIPALLGELYRAGLLDEDVHAVHSDTLADWLKTWDVRGGSPSPEAVELWHAAPGCVRSATAFSQSERWDTLDLDAEGGCIRDLAHAYSKDGGLAVLKGNLAEDGCVVKTAGVDESIWTFEGPAVVCESQEEAVDKILRKEIKEGDVVVIRYEGPRGGPGMQEMLYPTSFLKGRGLGKSCALVTDGRFSGGTSGLSIGHASPEAASGGAIALVEDGDRIRIDIPNRSIELLVGDGELATRRAALNGVYAPKARERKVSAALRAYAAMATSADRGAVRDVSRIG
- the disA gene encoding DNA integrity scanning diadenylate cyclase DisA translates to MAANDRAASPGKSGQGTGNEALIRASLSAVAPGMALRDGLERILRGNTGGLIVLGMDRTVESMCTGGFVLDVEFTATRLRELCKLDGALILDKDMTKILRAGVQLVPDASIPTEETGTRHRTADRVSKQCNFPVVSVSQSMRLIALYVNGERRVLEESAAILSRANQALATLERYKLRLDEVAGTLSALEIEDLVTVRDVTAVAQRLEMVRRIATEIAEYVVELGTDGRLLSLQLDELIAGVEPERELVVRDYVPEPTAKRSRTVAEALTELDALSHTELLELAVVARALGYSGSPETLDSAVSPRGFRLLAKVPRLPGAIIERLVEHFGGLQKLLAASVDDLQAVDGVGEARARSVREGLSRLAESSILERYV
- the radA gene encoding DNA repair protein RadA, with amino-acid sequence MAARTKSAKDRPSYRCTECGWTTAKWLGRCFECQAWGTVEEFGGAPAVRTTAAGRVSSAAVPIGQVDSRTATARSTGVAELDRVLGGGLVPGAVVLLAGEPGVGKSTLLLDVAAKAASEDHRTLYVTAEESASQVRLRADRIHALNDHLYLAAETDLSAVLGHLDAVKPSLLVLDSVQTVASPEIDGAPGGMAQVREVAGALIRASKERGMSTLLVGHVTKDGAIAGPRLLEHLVDVVLSFEGDRHARLRLVRGVKNRYGATDEVGCFELHDEGITGLTDPSGLFLTRRDEPVPGTCLTVTLEGRRPLVAEVQALTVDSQIPSPRRTTSGLETSRVSMMLAVLEQRGRISSLGKRDIYSATVGGVKLSEPAADLAIALALASAAIDTPLPKNLVAIGEVGLAGEVRRVTGVQRRLAEAHRLGFTHALVPSDPGKVPAGMKVTEVADMGDALRMLPRRARTEPPREESARR
- a CDS encoding sugar phosphate isomerase/epimerase produces the protein MAEPVRVPDAKVALSTASVYPESTATAFEIAARLGYDGVEVMVWTDPVSQDIEALRRLSDYHQVPILAIHAPCLLITQRVWSTDPWVKLQRARAAAEKLGASTVVVHPPFRWQRQYARDFVSGIWRMADETDVRFAVENMYPWRYRDREMLAYAPDWDVTHDDYRHFTVDLSHTATARTDGMAMVDRMGDRLAHVHLADGKGSNKDEHLVPGRGDQPCAELLGRLAGSGFDGHVVIEVNTRRAMSTAERESDLAEALAFTRLHLTSAPARRPRP
- a CDS encoding Ppx/GppA phosphatase family protein, whose protein sequence is MRLGVLDVGSNTVHLLVVDAHPGARPLPAHSHKAELRLAELLDADGAIGAVGIDRLVSTIAEALQAAEDKGCEDVLPFATSAVREASNADEVLTRVRTETGIDLAVLSGEEEARLTFLAARRWFGWSAGKLLVLDIGGGSLEIAYGLDEEPDAAVSLPLGAGRLTAGWLPGDPPDPAEVKALRRHVRTSIARTVGDFSRLGSPDHVVATSKTFKQLARIAGAARSTEGLYVQRSLSRKALEEWVPRLTSMTVAERGGLPGVTEGRAAQLLAGALVAEGAMDLFGVDELEICPWALREGVILRRLDHLPPGAARVEGTPPPDTAPASRAGQAALH